The Streptomyces achromogenes genome window below encodes:
- a CDS encoding HAD-IA family hydrolase yields the protein MTARPYDAVLCDIDGVVRHWPTADGIERSHGLPAGALAKAAFAPSRLHPAITGETTDEQWRSAVAADLTEICGSSAHAHAAVTDWSNLVPRVDHEVVFLLAQARTIATVALVSNATTRLEWDLAQQGLDDLADIVVNTSRVGVMKPDPRVYLLAAERAGAPLHRCLFIDDTAANVIAASEVGMTALHYRQIEDLLTALAPLLNTAPDAQHT from the coding sequence ATGACCGCTCGCCCCTACGACGCTGTGCTCTGTGACATCGACGGCGTGGTCCGGCACTGGCCCACCGCCGATGGCATCGAACGCAGCCACGGGCTTCCCGCAGGTGCACTCGCGAAGGCGGCCTTCGCCCCGTCACGCCTTCACCCCGCGATCACCGGAGAGACCACCGACGAGCAGTGGCGCTCGGCGGTGGCTGCGGACCTCACTGAAATTTGCGGATCGAGCGCCCACGCCCACGCTGCGGTCACCGACTGGTCCAACCTGGTGCCCCGCGTCGATCACGAGGTCGTGTTCCTCCTCGCCCAGGCTCGCACCATCGCAACCGTCGCTCTGGTCTCCAACGCGACCACCCGACTGGAGTGGGATCTCGCCCAGCAAGGGCTCGACGACCTCGCCGACATCGTGGTGAACACCTCTCGCGTCGGCGTCATGAAGCCGGATCCCCGCGTGTACCTCCTGGCCGCAGAACGCGCCGGCGCCCCGCTCCACCGCTGTCTCTTCATCGACGACACTGCCGCCAACGTCATCGCAGCCAGCGAAGTGGGCATGACCGCCCTGCACTACCGGCAGATCGAAGATCTCCTCACAGCCCTGGCGCCTCTCCTCAACACAGCACCAGACGCACAGCACACGTGA
- a CDS encoding NAD-dependent epimerase/dehydratase family protein, with amino-acid sequence MAESVVIGAGATGVATARQLADSGKRVRLITRSGSGPDHPGIERIALDAGRTDELAEALAGATTVFNAAMTAYQTWPETMPPLFASILAATERAGADYVMLGNHYGYQQTTGPVTERTPMVPNTRKGRVRAELWRQAKDAHDEGRLRATEVRVGQYLGPGAVSAFTLLVAPRVREGELALVHGNPDTAHSFSYTEDVAAALVAVSGDERTWGRAWHAPVITTTLRQAATGLAELHGTPEPRLEPLTERDLTLLAFTDPLWREFAEMSYMSERPFIVDDSDIRDTFGLKPSTLSEALKA; translated from the coding sequence ATGGCTGAATCAGTCGTCATCGGGGCAGGCGCGACAGGGGTCGCGACCGCCAGGCAACTGGCCGACAGCGGCAAGCGGGTCCGCCTCATTACCCGCAGCGGCAGCGGCCCTGACCACCCCGGCATCGAACGGATCGCCCTGGACGCGGGCCGGACCGACGAACTGGCCGAGGCACTGGCCGGAGCGACCACGGTCTTCAACGCCGCCATGACCGCCTACCAGACTTGGCCAGAGACCATGCCACCGTTGTTCGCTTCGATCCTCGCCGCGACCGAGCGGGCCGGGGCCGACTACGTGATGCTCGGTAACCACTACGGCTATCAGCAGACCACCGGGCCAGTCACCGAGCGCACCCCGATGGTCCCGAACACCCGAAAGGGCCGAGTGAGGGCCGAGCTGTGGCGGCAGGCCAAGGATGCCCACGACGAAGGGCGGCTGCGGGCCACGGAAGTGCGAGTTGGCCAGTACCTGGGCCCAGGCGCAGTCTCGGCGTTCACGCTGCTGGTCGCGCCTCGGGTCCGCGAAGGTGAACTGGCTCTCGTCCATGGCAACCCCGATACGGCGCATTCGTTTTCGTACACCGAGGACGTCGCAGCGGCACTGGTGGCGGTCAGCGGCGACGAGCGGACCTGGGGCCGGGCCTGGCACGCCCCGGTCATCACCACAACCCTGCGCCAGGCCGCGACCGGCCTCGCCGAACTCCACGGAACGCCCGAACCGCGGTTGGAGCCGCTCACCGAACGGGACCTGACACTGCTGGCTTTCACCGATCCACTGTGGCGGGAGTTCGCCGAGATGAGTTACATGTCCGAGCGTCCGTTCATCGTGGACGACAGCGATATCCGCGACACCTTCGGACTCAAGCCTTCGACCCTCAGCGAAGCGCTGAAGGCCTGA
- a CDS encoding SUKH-3 domain-containing protein, which translates to MVSVEEWIQARRGLRSGQRLSGTVTAVPNPGATGIFIDIGLTVVGFVDVLLLPAAAERWPTVGTVAEFEVWWADARPQVRLKPVERQFLREDFDEWLAQWRPGWPENVPVDQAWVEADVATRRDAGEVEETLCAAGWMPGRRVPIQQWREMLEATELVRMHEAAERFLTEFGGLDVQISGPGITCARAPFTFDPELAVGEEDRFADWSSTVGRDIFPIGELDEGRFFLGIDETGEIYLIETWVATFGPVREALEKLVLGVSPRRIG; encoded by the coding sequence ATGGTCAGCGTCGAAGAGTGGATCCAGGCCCGGAGAGGCTTGCGATCGGGACAGAGGCTTTCGGGGACGGTAACCGCGGTCCCGAATCCGGGTGCGACGGGGATCTTCATTGACATCGGCCTTACGGTTGTAGGGTTCGTCGACGTGCTGCTACTTCCGGCCGCCGCGGAGCGCTGGCCGACGGTAGGGACCGTGGCGGAGTTCGAGGTCTGGTGGGCCGATGCGCGGCCGCAGGTGCGACTCAAGCCCGTAGAGCGCCAGTTCCTGCGCGAGGACTTCGACGAGTGGCTGGCCCAGTGGCGGCCGGGCTGGCCTGAGAACGTGCCCGTGGACCAGGCGTGGGTTGAAGCGGATGTGGCGACTCGGCGGGATGCCGGCGAGGTCGAGGAAACGCTGTGTGCGGCCGGATGGATGCCAGGGCGACGCGTCCCGATTCAGCAGTGGCGCGAGATGCTGGAGGCAACTGAACTGGTCCGGATGCATGAGGCCGCCGAACGATTCTTGACTGAGTTCGGAGGCTTGGACGTACAGATCAGCGGGCCAGGCATCACCTGCGCCAGGGCGCCCTTCACCTTTGATCCCGAACTCGCGGTGGGCGAGGAGGATCGATTCGCAGACTGGAGCTCGACGGTTGGGCGGGACATCTTCCCCATCGGTGAGCTCGACGAGGGCCGGTTTTTCCTCGGTATCGACGAGACCGGCGAGATCTACCTGATCGAGACCTGGGTAGCGACGTTCGGCCCGGTCCGGGAAGCGCTGGAGAAGCTCGTCCTGGGCGTTTCCCCACGGCGCATCGGTTGA
- a CDS encoding NADP-dependent oxidoreductase: MKAFVVEKYGKDGVRAAEVPEPAVGDRDVLVRVSAAGINPLDKMVRNGEFKQLLKYKRPFVLGHDVAGVVTRVGSAVRGFEVGDEVYARPRDLRVGGFAEFIAIDVDDVAPKPASLSLEEAAAVPLVALTAWQVLVDRAHVKPGQKVLIHAGAGGLGSTVIQLAKHLGATVATTANPRNEELVRSLGADLVVDYTTEDFSKVLSGYDLVLDSVGGANLEKSLTVLKPGGLAVSVVGPPDAGFARQLGAPSVLGLVMNTLSRKVRKRAKALGVRYEFLFMQANGSQLRKLSALYDSGKLRPVIDSTFPFDQTLEAMAYVEQGRTKAGKVVVSMVPGTD, from the coding sequence ATGAAGGCCTTCGTCGTCGAGAAGTACGGCAAGGACGGCGTACGCGCCGCGGAGGTACCCGAGCCCGCCGTCGGGGACCGCGACGTCCTGGTCAGAGTGAGCGCCGCCGGCATCAACCCGCTGGACAAGATGGTCCGCAACGGGGAGTTCAAGCAGCTCCTGAAGTACAAGCGCCCGTTCGTGCTCGGCCACGACGTGGCGGGCGTTGTGACGCGGGTCGGTTCCGCCGTCCGCGGCTTCGAGGTCGGCGACGAGGTCTACGCCCGTCCGCGCGACCTGCGCGTGGGAGGCTTCGCGGAGTTCATCGCGATCGACGTCGACGATGTCGCGCCCAAGCCGGCCTCGCTGTCCCTGGAGGAGGCGGCCGCGGTGCCGCTGGTGGCCCTGACCGCCTGGCAGGTCCTCGTCGACCGCGCGCACGTGAAGCCGGGGCAGAAGGTACTCATCCACGCCGGAGCCGGAGGCCTGGGGTCGACGGTCATCCAGCTCGCCAAGCACCTCGGCGCCACGGTGGCGACCACCGCGAACCCCAGGAACGAGGAGCTGGTCAGGAGCCTCGGCGCCGACCTCGTCGTCGACTACACCACGGAGGACTTCTCGAAGGTGCTGTCCGGCTACGACCTGGTGCTGGACTCCGTGGGCGGGGCGAACCTGGAGAAGTCGCTGACCGTGCTGAAGCCCGGCGGTCTGGCCGTCAGCGTTGTCGGCCCGCCCGACGCCGGTTTCGCCAGGCAGCTCGGCGCCCCCTCCGTCCTGGGCCTGGTCATGAACACCCTCAGCCGCAAGGTCCGCAAGCGGGCCAAGGCGCTGGGCGTGCGCTACGAGTTCCTCTTCATGCAGGCCAACGGCTCCCAACTGCGCAAACTCAGCGCCCTCTACGACAGCGGGAAACTCCGCCCGGTCATCGACAGCACTTTCCCCTTCGACCAGACCCTCGAGGCGATGGCATATGTCGAGCAGGGCCGCACCAAGGCCGGCAAGGTCGTGGTCTCCATGGTCCCCGGCACCGACTGA
- a CDS encoding IS6 family transposase, with the protein MGAVSPSYKGHRYPVEVISHCVWLYHRFPLSFREVEELMLERGIVVSYETIRRWCAKFGQTYAGALRRRQPQPGDKWHLDEVFVKINGEQKYLWRVVDQDGNVLDILVQNRRDKAAARRFFRRLMKRTGAVPRVIVTDKLRSYSAAHREVMPCIEHRQSKYLNNRAENSHQPTRQREGAMKGFRSVGGAQRFLSAFSGISPHFRPRRHLMTAAAHRAEMTVRFAIWELTGVTGLATAA; encoded by the coding sequence GTGGGGGCCGTGTCGCCGTCGTACAAGGGGCACCGGTACCCGGTCGAGGTCATCTCCCACTGTGTGTGGCTTTACCACCGCTTCCCGCTGTCATTCCGCGAGGTCGAGGAGCTCATGCTCGAGCGTGGGATCGTCGTCTCCTACGAGACGATCCGCCGCTGGTGCGCCAAGTTCGGGCAGACCTACGCAGGCGCGCTGCGCCGCCGACAGCCTCAGCCTGGTGACAAATGGCACCTGGACGAGGTCTTCGTCAAGATCAATGGAGAACAGAAGTACCTGTGGCGGGTCGTCGACCAGGACGGCAACGTGCTGGACATCCTGGTGCAGAACCGGCGGGACAAGGCCGCGGCCAGGCGCTTCTTCCGCAGACTGATGAAGAGGACCGGTGCGGTGCCGCGGGTCATCGTCACCGACAAGCTCCGCTCCTACAGTGCCGCCCACCGCGAGGTCATGCCCTGCATCGAGCACCGACAGTCGAAGTACCTCAACAACCGGGCCGAGAACAGCCACCAGCCCACCAGACAACGCGAAGGAGCGATGAAGGGCTTCCGCTCAGTGGGCGGGGCCCAGCGGTTCCTGTCCGCGTTCAGCGGCATCTCGCCCCACTTCCGGCCCCGCCGCCACCTGATGACCGCTGCCGCCCACCGAGCCGAGATGACCGTCCGCTTCGCAATCTGGGAGCTCACCGGCGTTACCGGCCTTGCCACCGCGGCCTGA
- a CDS encoding GlxA family transcriptional regulator — protein MPSTLLGAAELEGHPGYEVTVCTAMPGTVAASGGIEVVIRHGLQAVAEADTVIVPSTASRHDAEPAALDALREAAAAGKRVASICSGAFVLAQAGLLDGRAATTHWALAEELQRAFPSVRVDADRLFAEDGPIVTGAGSAAGIDLCLHLISSDYGAAVANTAARAAVVTPVRHGGQAQFVQTPLPAKTDSSLDAARIWALQHLDQPISLKDLAGQAKVSVRTLTRRFTTETGVTPFQWLLQQRLLRARELLETTDLTVDHVARRSGLGSGESLRQHLSRQIGMTPAAYRGAFTHRPSVKTGQ, from the coding sequence ATGCCGTCGACGCTGCTCGGCGCCGCCGAACTCGAGGGACACCCCGGCTACGAGGTGACGGTGTGCACCGCCATGCCCGGTACAGTCGCCGCCTCCGGTGGCATCGAGGTGGTGATCCGGCACGGCCTTCAGGCGGTCGCGGAGGCGGACACAGTGATCGTCCCCTCAACCGCCAGCCGGCACGACGCCGAGCCAGCCGCGCTGGATGCCCTGCGGGAGGCGGCCGCCGCAGGCAAGCGCGTTGCCTCGATCTGCAGCGGCGCCTTCGTCCTCGCACAGGCCGGGCTCCTCGACGGCCGCGCTGCCACCACCCACTGGGCCCTGGCCGAAGAACTGCAGCGCGCCTTCCCTTCGGTGCGCGTGGACGCCGACCGGCTGTTCGCCGAGGACGGACCGATCGTCACCGGTGCCGGCTCGGCCGCCGGGATTGACCTGTGCCTGCACCTAATCAGCTCTGACTACGGCGCGGCCGTGGCCAACACGGCGGCCCGCGCCGCCGTCGTCACCCCGGTGCGCCACGGCGGGCAGGCGCAGTTCGTACAGACCCCACTACCGGCCAAGACCGACTCCTCACTAGACGCCGCCCGCATCTGGGCACTGCAGCATTTGGACCAGCCGATCTCTCTAAAAGACCTGGCCGGTCAGGCCAAGGTCAGTGTGCGGACCCTGACCCGCCGCTTCACAACCGAGACTGGTGTGACCCCCTTCCAATGGCTGCTCCAGCAGCGACTGCTCCGGGCCCGCGAACTTCTGGAGACCACCGATCTCACCGTCGACCACGTGGCCCGCCGCAGCGGCCTTGGCTCTGGCGAGTCGCTCCGCCAGCACCTGAGCCGCCAGATCGGCATGACCCCGGCCGCATACCGAGGCGCCTTCACTCACCGCCCGAGTGTGAAGACTGGTCAGTGA
- a CDS encoding phosphatase PAP2 family protein produces the protein MATEGTLVILGMLLVWMWWTAIRRKDTRGIAGSVLTGLGTVVAYAVSEAVKLVVDEERPCRALRAGVESVAECPGVGDWSFPSNHATGAVTLVGGVG, from the coding sequence ATGGCCACCGAAGGCACTCTTGTGATCCTCGGAATGTTGCTGGTCTGGATGTGGTGGACGGCAATCCGCCGCAAAGACACACGGGGGATTGCCGGATCCGTTCTGACCGGTCTCGGCACCGTCGTGGCCTATGCGGTGAGCGAAGCGGTGAAGCTCGTGGTGGACGAGGAGCGCCCTTGCCGTGCGTTACGCGCAGGCGTCGAATCTGTCGCGGAATGCCCCGGAGTGGGGGACTGGTCGTTTCCAAGCAACCACGCCACCGGCGCTGTCACGTTGGTTGGCGGGGTGGGATGA
- a CDS encoding phosphotransferase family protein translates to MDEVKVVVAHSERATLRVGDVFLKVDADQARIDVEVEAMSLAPVPTPEVLWRKPSVLATAALPGTTLGRLGGPSTGSPAAWAAVGAAIRKLHDAPLPSRPGQAGRSIVALAEELDAECELLVTNGVLPADLVTRNRRVAEAALRPWIPAFTHGDLQIDHVFVDGDEVTGIIDWSEAGQGDALYDLATFTLGHEEHLADVIVGYGTDIDLVVIHAWWSLRSLLIVRWLVEHGFDPFAPGCEVDVLRSRM, encoded by the coding sequence ATGGATGAGGTCAAAGTCGTTGTCGCCCATTCCGAGCGCGCGACTCTGCGCGTCGGCGACGTTTTCCTGAAGGTGGACGCCGATCAGGCGCGCATTGATGTCGAGGTCGAGGCGATGTCTCTCGCGCCGGTCCCGACCCCGGAGGTCCTGTGGCGCAAGCCGTCCGTGCTCGCGACCGCCGCACTCCCGGGGACGACGCTTGGGCGCCTCGGCGGGCCGTCGACCGGGTCGCCGGCGGCGTGGGCCGCGGTGGGCGCCGCCATCCGGAAGCTGCACGACGCGCCGCTGCCGTCCCGGCCGGGCCAGGCCGGCCGGAGCATCGTCGCGCTGGCGGAGGAACTCGACGCCGAGTGCGAGTTGCTTGTGACGAACGGCGTCCTGCCCGCCGACCTGGTCACCCGCAACCGCCGGGTCGCCGAGGCCGCGCTCCGGCCGTGGATTCCGGCGTTCACGCACGGCGACCTGCAGATCGATCACGTCTTCGTCGACGGCGACGAGGTCACCGGCATCATCGACTGGTCCGAGGCGGGCCAGGGTGATGCCCTGTACGACCTCGCCACTTTCACGCTCGGACACGAGGAGCACCTCGCCGACGTCATCGTCGGCTATGGCACCGACATCGACCTTGTCGTGATCCACGCGTGGTGGTCGTTGCGAAGCCTGCTGATAGTTCGCTGGCTGGTCGAGCACGGCTTCGACCCGTTCGCGCCGGGCTGTGAGGTCGATGTGCTGAGATCGCGGATGTGA
- a CDS encoding LysR substrate-binding domain-containing protein, giving the protein MHKARSASTSLPAATAGLRHRLRPPALGRVRRRYPKLQVELITATRQLALRPSGFDPALVIGVPSSSRLVTEHLTDCTTSHWIRADHLSPPASRARGDCAVGRPRSRWGPSPMP; this is encoded by the coding sequence TTGCACAAGGCGCGGAGCGCCTCGACGAGCTTACCGGCGGCCACGGCGGGGCTGCGGCACCGCCTTCGCCCCCCCGCCCTGGGACGCGTTCGCCGCCGGTACCCCAAGCTCCAGGTCGAACTCATCACCGCGACACGGCAGCTCGCCCTGCGCCCGTCCGGTTTCGATCCTGCTCTCGTCATCGGCGTTCCCTCCAGCAGCCGCCTTGTGACCGAGCACCTCACCGACTGCACGACCTCGCACTGGATCAGAGCGGACCACCTCTCACCCCCGGCCTCCAGGGCCCGGGGCGATTGCGCCGTTGGACGTCCCCGGTCGAGATGGGGCCCATCTCCGATGCCCTGA
- a CDS encoding TetR/AcrR family transcriptional regulator yields MRGPNRRQMYAEQTRADLVTAARKLFVDNGFANTSVEAITGAAQVSKGTFYSHFPDKKAMFAGLYTELLQQVGALSDATCEAIRATGPDQPALTAVADLTHAFLRRTIDDPLHRELMAQAPSVLGEQYRHINDTVAQPPIERLLTALAERGELQPDVPVATVARLLLAGLCEGNQIIAAARNREEALTRTFHALTLLMSGVAADNISARG; encoded by the coding sequence ATGCGAGGCCCAAACCGACGACAGATGTACGCGGAGCAGACCCGGGCGGACCTGGTGACGGCCGCACGGAAACTGTTCGTGGACAACGGGTTCGCCAACACGTCGGTCGAGGCCATCACCGGAGCGGCACAGGTGAGCAAGGGCACCTTCTACAGCCACTTCCCGGACAAGAAGGCGATGTTCGCCGGGCTCTACACCGAACTGCTACAGCAGGTCGGCGCCCTGAGCGACGCGACGTGCGAGGCGATCCGTGCGACAGGGCCGGACCAGCCCGCCCTGACCGCGGTCGCCGATCTCACGCACGCCTTCCTGCGGCGGACCATCGACGACCCCCTGCACCGGGAGCTGATGGCCCAGGCACCCTCGGTCCTGGGAGAGCAGTACCGGCACATCAACGACACCGTCGCCCAGCCACCCATCGAACGGCTGCTGACCGCTTTGGCCGAACGCGGTGAGCTGCAACCAGACGTTCCCGTCGCCACTGTCGCCAGACTGCTGCTGGCCGGCCTGTGCGAGGGCAACCAGATCATCGCCGCCGCAAGGAACAGAGAGGAAGCCCTGACCAGGACGTTCCATGCGCTCACCCTGCTGATGTCGGGCGTGGCGGCCGACAACATCAGCGCCCGCGGTTGA
- a CDS encoding alpha/beta fold hydrolase translates to MGQPTVTTGVKQVDGVRLHYVRAGSGPLLVLLHGWPQTSDCWRPVLADLAADHTVVAPDLRGYGLSDKPTAGYDKRRMAADIAGLVEALGFEKAAVVGHDRGARVAHRWALDRPEQVERLAVLDIVPTREMFRRLDASLASGYWHWLFHMQPDLPERLVGRDIRGYLEYFFERWTYNRHGLTPEAVDAYVRAFSRPGALRASFDDYRAMEQDVALDDIDAAEGRRLTMRVLALWGSVGLPSRLPTLEIWREYADDVIGAEIAECGLSSRRSSRQRCWRICGHSWLTQGLFSAGFCP, encoded by the coding sequence ATGGGACAGCCGACAGTGACGACCGGAGTCAAGCAGGTGGACGGGGTCCGCCTGCACTACGTCCGAGCCGGATCCGGCCCCCTGCTCGTGCTGCTCCACGGCTGGCCGCAGACCTCCGACTGCTGGCGGCCGGTGCTGGCGGATCTCGCGGCCGACCACACTGTCGTGGCGCCCGACCTGCGCGGCTACGGCCTGAGTGACAAACCCACGGCCGGTTACGACAAGCGGCGGATGGCTGCCGACATCGCCGGTCTCGTTGAAGCGCTCGGCTTCGAGAAGGCCGCGGTCGTGGGGCACGACCGCGGCGCCCGTGTGGCGCACCGTTGGGCGCTGGACCGCCCCGAGCAGGTGGAGCGGCTGGCCGTACTCGACATCGTGCCCACCCGGGAGATGTTCCGTCGCTTGGATGCCTCCCTCGCCTCCGGGTACTGGCACTGGCTGTTCCACATGCAACCCGACCTTCCAGAGCGCCTCGTGGGACGCGACATCCGCGGATATCTCGAGTACTTCTTCGAGCGCTGGACCTACAACCGCCACGGCCTGACACCCGAAGCAGTCGACGCCTACGTCCGGGCGTTCTCCCGTCCGGGTGCCCTGCGCGCGAGTTTCGACGACTACCGCGCCATGGAGCAGGACGTCGCCCTCGACGACATCGACGCCGCCGAGGGCCGGCGCCTCACCATGCGGGTGCTGGCGCTGTGGGGTTCCGTGGGGCTGCCCTCCCGCCTGCCGACGCTGGAAATCTGGCGCGAGTACGCGGACGACGTCATCGGTGCCGAGATCGCGGAGTGCGGCCTTTCATCCCGGAGGAGCAGCCGACAGCGCTGCTGGCGCATCTGCGGCCATTCCTGGCTGACGCAAGGGCTGTTTAGCGCGGGTTTTTGTCCATGA
- a CDS encoding winged helix-turn-helix transcriptional regulator — MDARTETLQDAGRDPRLDRDTSNCSIARTLEVVGEKWTILILREVWYGSSRFSEFERVLGCPRNLLAARLKMLVEEGILAAEAYKEPGSRSRPKYVITPKGADLVPAVMGLLQWGDRYRADPEGPAMLSLHRGCGAHVDAQIRCDRGHAVEPEDIESIPGPAFRLRPAE, encoded by the coding sequence ATGGATGCGAGGACCGAAACTCTTCAGGACGCCGGCAGGGACCCCCGCCTGGACCGGGACACGTCGAACTGCTCGATCGCCCGGACCCTTGAGGTCGTGGGTGAGAAGTGGACGATCCTGATCCTGCGCGAGGTCTGGTACGGATCATCCCGTTTCAGTGAGTTCGAACGTGTTCTGGGCTGTCCTCGCAACCTCCTCGCGGCGCGGCTCAAGATGCTGGTGGAGGAAGGGATCCTGGCCGCCGAGGCCTACAAGGAGCCGGGCTCGCGGAGCCGGCCGAAGTACGTGATCACGCCCAAGGGTGCGGATCTGGTCCCGGCCGTGATGGGGCTCCTGCAGTGGGGTGACCGCTACCGCGCCGACCCCGAGGGCCCGGCCATGCTGTCCCTGCACCGTGGATGCGGCGCGCACGTCGACGCCCAGATCCGCTGCGACCGGGGCCACGCCGTAGAGCCGGAAGACATCGAGAGCATCCCAGGCCCCGCCTTTCGTCTGAGGCCCGCCGAGTGA
- a CDS encoding enoyl-CoA hydratase/isomerase family protein: MPDTAAGEVLADVYRGVGRILLNRPKALNALTTDMVAAIDRALASWEQAPLSAVVLASTSTKAFCAGGDIRTIREHSLAGDVEASERFFASEYRLNARIAGYPVPVVSLIDGLCMGGGLGLSVHGGFRVVTERAVLAMPETGIGFFPDIGASYFLPTLPGAIGMYLGLTGQRIDAADALYAGLATHFVPSDQLDTVGEALADSPDEPVDVVLNRLAGRSPVAQSRLAEVRGDVDWAFGAPTLGEIDKRLRQRDTPWAAAALGALESASPQSLEITHALLARGRQRTLHECLEAELALTRTTIRTPDFLEGVRAALVDRDRAPTWQRASLGGRTMPSVL, from the coding sequence ATGCCTGACACCGCTGCGGGCGAGGTTCTCGCCGACGTCTACCGGGGCGTCGGCCGCATCCTGTTGAACCGGCCCAAGGCGCTCAACGCCCTGACCACGGACATGGTCGCCGCCATCGACCGTGCGCTCGCCTCATGGGAGCAGGCACCGCTGTCCGCTGTGGTGCTCGCCAGTACCAGCACGAAGGCGTTCTGCGCCGGTGGGGACATCCGGACGATCCGCGAGCACAGCCTCGCGGGCGATGTCGAGGCCAGTGAGCGGTTCTTCGCCTCCGAGTACCGGCTCAACGCCCGGATCGCCGGGTATCCCGTGCCGGTTGTGTCGCTCATCGACGGCCTGTGCATGGGCGGCGGTCTGGGGCTGTCGGTCCACGGCGGCTTCCGTGTCGTCACCGAGCGCGCGGTGCTGGCGATGCCCGAGACCGGGATCGGGTTCTTCCCGGACATCGGGGCGAGCTACTTCCTGCCGACGCTGCCCGGAGCGATCGGCATGTACCTGGGGCTGACCGGGCAGCGGATCGACGCGGCCGATGCCCTGTACGCGGGGCTGGCCACGCATTTCGTTCCCTCGGACCAGCTGGACACGGTCGGGGAAGCCCTGGCCGACAGCCCCGACGAGCCGGTCGACGTCGTCCTGAACCGTCTCGCCGGCCGATCCCCGGTGGCGCAGAGCAGGCTGGCGGAGGTACGCGGGGACGTGGACTGGGCTTTCGGCGCGCCGACCCTCGGCGAGATCGACAAACGCCTGCGCCAACGCGACACCCCTTGGGCGGCAGCCGCGTTGGGTGCCCTGGAGTCCGCCTCGCCGCAGAGCCTGGAGATCACCCATGCCTTGTTGGCCCGGGGCAGGCAGCGCACCTTGCACGAGTGCCTGGAGGCCGAACTCGCCCTCACGCGCACGACCATCCGCACGCCGGACTTCCTGGAGGGCGTCCGCGCCGCCCTGGTCGACAGGGACCGCGCTCCCACCTGGCAACGTGCGTCGCTCGGCGGGCGGACGATGCCGTCCGTCCTGTGA